In the genome of cyanobacterium endosymbiont of Braarudosphaera bigelowii, one region contains:
- a CDS encoding glycosyltransferase family 4 protein — MLKLLFLSTPVGPLGSGVGGGVELTLFNLAKEMNRRGHQVKIVAPQYSSLPNITCQEIPGVWQDMVQNSTRDAPIILLQNSVLANMWNFAKEVENDYDLIVNFAFDWLPLYLTPFFKRTIAHLISMGSTTNAIDSMIHQVAKSFPYTIGIHTQEQAKTFPFLENFYILGNGIDISLYEFCDNPSNDFSWIGRISPEKGLEDAILAAKDANVKLKVFGKIQDIEYWKNIQADYSNADFQYEGFFSTEKLQEKIRTSKAILVTPKWVEAFGNVIIESLACGVPVIAYKRGGPAALVKHGETGFLVTPDSVNELVYAINNIGEINRERCRHQAEINYSLQVLGDRFEKWMLMLNKINKSK, encoded by the coding sequence ATGCTTAAACTTTTATTTTTATCTACTCCTGTAGGTCCTTTAGGATCAGGTGTTGGCGGAGGCGTTGAATTAACTTTGTTTAATCTTGCTAAAGAAATGAATCGAAGAGGACATCAAGTCAAAATCGTTGCGCCTCAGTACTCTAGTCTCCCTAATATCACTTGCCAAGAGATACCAGGCGTTTGGCAAGATATGGTTCAAAATTCTACGAGAGATGCACCTATTATCCTTCTACAAAATTCGGTCTTAGCCAATATGTGGAATTTTGCAAAAGAAGTAGAGAATGATTATGATCTAATAGTCAATTTTGCCTTTGACTGGCTTCCACTCTATTTAACTCCTTTTTTTAAACGTACTATCGCTCATCTAATTAGCATGGGATCGACGACAAATGCTATAGATAGTATGATTCATCAAGTGGCTAAATCTTTTCCCTACACTATTGGCATCCATACTCAGGAGCAAGCAAAAACATTTCCTTTTTTAGAAAATTTCTATATTTTAGGTAACGGTATAGATATATCATTATATGAATTTTGTGATAATCCAAGTAATGATTTTTCTTGGATCGGCCGTATTTCTCCTGAAAAAGGCTTAGAGGACGCTATTCTAGCGGCAAAAGACGCTAATGTAAAACTTAAAGTTTTTGGAAAGATTCAAGATATAGAGTATTGGAAAAATATTCAAGCTGATTACTCTAACGCTGATTTTCAATATGAAGGATTTTTCAGTACAGAAAAACTACAAGAAAAAATAAGAACAAGTAAGGCTATATTAGTAACACCGAAATGGGTAGAAGCATTTGGTAATGTAATTATTGAATCATTAGCCTGCGGAGTTCCAGTTATTGCTTATAAACGTGGTGGTCCAGCTGCATTAGTCAAGCATGGAGAAACAGGGTTTTTAGTGACCCCTGATAGTGTTAATGAATTGGTTTATGCTATTAATAATATAGGAGAAATCAATAGAGAAAGATGCCGTCATCAAGCAGAAATTAATTATTCTTTGCAAGTATTAGGTGATCGCTTTGAGAAATGGATGTTAATGTTAAACAAAATAAATAAAAGTAAGTAA
- a CDS encoding dipeptide ABC transporter ATP-binding protein, which yields MSNIILDVSNLHVEFYVNRELNKIAVDDISFQLERGDILGIVGESGSGKSVTSLAIMGLIQKSGKITSDSKIKYYVTQQNYIETTKLNSKEWTQYRGKKIAMIFQEPMSSFNPLYTIGYQLLEAIELHQNLSKKEAKNKAIELLQYVKVLEDDITLEKNYLSEKTQVKKSTFSPKNNLDQKQVQSYIKEQKEAFLRRYPHELSGGQLQRVMIAMAISCKPDILIADEPTTALDVTIQKAILKLLLGLCKQNNISMIFISHDLGVINEIADKVLVMYKGKIVERGKKDQILYHPKHYYTRSLIACLPPLKTKIDRLPVISNFFHHKEIIDPFEQNNLINRIISDKEIEDREKDVIDKKVLLSVRNLTVEFNEVKVLNDINFEVYTGETLGLVGESGCGKSTLSKTILKLIKAKQGNILFDKYEILKLSDNSNFLRKLRKDIQIIFQNPYNSLNPRLTVGETIMEPMIIHKIEKKYAKRKEIAETLLKLVGLEEMSFECYPQEFSGGQRQRICIARALALNPRFIICDESVSALDVSIQAQILNLLKEIQQEFKLTCIFISHDLSVVRFMSDRIMVMKKGEIVELGTTEEIISNPKIEYTKELLNSVPQLYKDK from the coding sequence ATGAGTAATATCATTCTTGACGTTTCTAATCTTCATGTTGAATTTTACGTTAATAGGGAACTAAATAAAATTGCTGTAGATGATATAAGTTTTCAATTAGAGAGAGGAGATATACTAGGTATTGTTGGAGAGTCAGGTTCAGGTAAATCTGTTACATCTCTAGCTATTATGGGTCTAATTCAGAAATCCGGAAAAATTACCTCGGATAGTAAAATAAAATATTATGTAACACAGCAAAATTATATTGAAACAACTAAATTAAATTCTAAGGAATGGACACAATATCGTGGCAAGAAAATTGCTATGATCTTTCAAGAACCTATGAGTTCATTTAATCCTTTATATACAATTGGTTATCAACTTCTTGAGGCTATTGAACTTCATCAAAATTTAAGTAAAAAAGAAGCCAAAAATAAAGCTATTGAATTATTGCAATATGTAAAAGTTTTAGAAGACGATATTACACTAGAAAAAAATTATCTTTCAGAAAAAACACAGGTAAAAAAATCAACATTTTCTCCAAAAAATAACTTAGATCAGAAACAAGTTCAATCATATATAAAAGAACAAAAAGAAGCTTTTTTGCGACGTTATCCGCATGAACTTTCAGGAGGTCAGCTGCAGAGAGTTATGATTGCTATGGCCATTTCTTGCAAACCAGACATCCTAATCGCTGATGAACCAACAACAGCTCTTGATGTTACTATTCAGAAAGCTATTTTAAAATTACTACTAGGTCTGTGTAAACAAAATAATATATCTATGATTTTTATTTCTCACGATTTGGGTGTTATTAATGAAATTGCTGATAAAGTTTTGGTTATGTATAAAGGGAAAATAGTAGAGAGAGGAAAAAAGGATCAAATTCTTTATCATCCAAAACATTATTACACTAGAAGCCTAATAGCTTGTCTTCCTCCTCTAAAAACTAAAATAGATAGATTGCCTGTAATTTCAAATTTCTTTCATCACAAGGAAATAATCGATCCTTTTGAACAAAATAATTTAATCAACAGAATAATTTCAGATAAAGAAATTGAAGATAGAGAAAAGGATGTTATTGATAAAAAAGTTTTATTATCAGTACGAAACTTAACCGTTGAGTTTAATGAAGTTAAGGTACTTAACGATATAAATTTTGAAGTGTACACAGGTGAAACTTTAGGTTTAGTTGGTGAATCTGGCTGCGGAAAATCAACTTTATCGAAAACAATTTTAAAGTTAATTAAAGCAAAACAAGGAAATATTTTATTTGATAAATACGAAATATTAAAGCTTTCAGATAATAGTAATTTTTTACGAAAATTAAGAAAAGATATACAAATTATTTTTCAAAATCCTTATAATTCTTTGAATCCACGCTTGACCGTTGGAGAAACAATTATGGAGCCAATGATTATTCATAAAATAGAAAAAAAATACGCTAAGAGAAAAGAAATTGCTGAGACACTATTAAAATTAGTTGGTTTAGAAGAAATGAGCTTTGAGTGTTATCCTCAAGAGTTTTCAGGAGGTCAAAGGCAAAGAATATGTATTGCGAGAGCCTTAGCATTAAACCCTCGTTTTATTATTTGTGACGAGTCGGTATCTGCTTTAGATGTTTCTATCCAAGCACAAATTTTAAATCTTTTAAAAGAAATACAGCAAGAATTTAAGCTAACTTGTATTTTTATTTCTCATGATTTAAGTGTTGTAAGATTTATGAGTGATAGGATTATGGTAATGAAAAAGGGGGAAATTGTTGAATTGGGAACGACAGAAGAAATTATTAGTAATCCAAAAATAGAATATACAAAAGAGCTTCTTAATTCAGTTCCACAACTTTATAAAGATAAATAA
- a CDS encoding tetratricopeptide repeat protein: MLNKIIFFSIVSLFFSFSETIAFGLSTSHVIASQQPIERKLDDLLRQGRKYAENKDYQKAINAYKEASILDKNNAKIYSGIAYLYTQQKNYQAAAQYYRKALSIDLSNADFYYALGHSLANIGDNDNAATAYYYAVQLNPKSVKSYIGLGVVLLRKEDYDGAAEAYKRVIALDPNNPNIFSIMGSSLLQQKEFKQAVKYLKNAVKQFPRNTELRLLLATALLQEGQIYSGKKELRIAEKIDPRNLKIQLKIAGILEVQNNLEEALKIYKRISYFNHKYSEAYMGIGRIQLAQKDFLGATITYTDLINIIPQNPLPYYYLGLTFKERERIKEAETALKEALQLYQKYDNANGIQKTNELLKQLNKF, from the coding sequence ATGTTGAACAAAATTATATTTTTTTCTATAGTTTCTCTATTTTTTAGCTTTTCAGAAACTATTGCTTTTGGACTATCAACATCGCACGTAATTGCATCACAACAACCTATCGAAAGAAAACTTGATGATTTATTACGTCAAGGGCGAAAATATGCAGAAAATAAAGATTATCAAAAAGCAATTAATGCTTATAAGGAGGCATCCATCTTAGATAAAAATAACGCAAAAATATATTCTGGAATTGCCTATTTATACACACAACAGAAGAATTATCAGGCTGCTGCTCAATATTACAGAAAAGCACTTTCTATAGATTTAAGTAATGCAGATTTTTATTATGCCTTAGGTCATAGTTTAGCCAATATTGGAGATAATGATAATGCAGCTACAGCGTACTACTATGCTGTGCAGCTTAATCCTAAGTCTGTGAAAAGTTATATTGGGCTAGGCGTTGTACTTTTACGAAAAGAAGACTATGACGGAGCTGCTGAAGCTTATAAACGAGTTATTGCGTTAGATCCAAATAATCCTAATATATTTTCTATTATGGGATCCTCTCTATTACAACAAAAAGAATTTAAACAAGCTGTTAAATATTTAAAAAATGCAGTTAAGCAGTTTCCACGTAATACTGAATTAAGGCTTCTATTAGCTACTGCTCTATTACAAGAAGGTCAAATTTATTCAGGAAAAAAAGAGCTTAGAATAGCAGAAAAAATTGACCCTAGAAATTTAAAAATTCAGTTAAAAATTGCTGGCATATTGGAAGTTCAAAATAATTTAGAAGAAGCTTTGAAAATTTATAAACGTATATCTTATTTTAATCATAAATATTCAGAAGCTTATATGGGAATTGGGCGTATACAACTAGCACAAAAAGATTTCTTGGGAGCAACTATTACATACACAGATTTGATTAATATTATTCCTCAAAATCCTTTACCTTATTACTACTTAGGCCTTACCTTTAAAGAAAGAGAAAGAATAAAAGAAGCAGAAACAGCTTTAAAGGAAGCTCTGCAATTATATCAAAAATATGACAACGCAAATGGTATACAAAAAACTAATGAACTACTAAAACAGCTTAATAAATTCTAA
- a CDS encoding ABC transporter permease: MYEPSNVIKLNFVDLSWSFGMMAIAIALSNWQELGLEKQLLLATGRAFLQLLALGYLISTIFNLNHPIPILTVLGVMLLIAAKVTQERIDYNGRSFFFIISGSLLISNLFTLSYVFYLIIHLQVWYSPQYLIPLAGMILGNAMNSAALSGQHLIKSIRHNQREIETYLCLGATPRQAITSYKHESIRISLIPILNQMMVVGIVSLPEMFAGQVLGGSNPSDASSHQILILFMIVLTNMLTSILVTEGVYRQCFNENSQLTI; the protein is encoded by the coding sequence ATGTATGAACCAAGTAATGTGATAAAACTAAACTTTGTTGATTTAAGCTGGTCTTTTGGTATGATGGCTATCGCTATAGCCTTATCAAACTGGCAAGAATTAGGGTTGGAAAAACAATTATTACTTGCTACAGGAAGAGCTTTTCTCCAATTATTAGCTCTAGGATACTTAATTTCTACTATTTTTAACTTAAATCATCCTATTCCTATTTTAACTGTTCTTGGAGTAATGCTATTAATTGCTGCAAAGGTTACACAAGAGCGTATCGATTATAATGGAAGAAGCTTTTTTTTCATCATTTCAGGTTCTTTGTTAATCAGCAATTTATTTACTTTAAGCTATGTTTTTTATTTAATTATTCATCTTCAGGTTTGGTATTCTCCCCAATATCTTATTCCCCTTGCTGGAATGATTCTCGGGAATGCTATGAATAGTGCAGCTTTGTCTGGGCAACATCTTATTAAGAGTATTCGACATAACCAACGTGAAATAGAAACGTATTTATGTCTCGGGGCTACTCCTAGGCAAGCAATTACTAGTTATAAACACGAATCTATACGTATTAGCTTAATTCCTATTTTAAATCAAATGATGGTAGTAGGTATTGTTAGTTTACCTGAAATGTTTGCTGGACAGGTTTTAGGAGGATCTAACCCTTCTGACGCTTCTTCTCATCAAATCTTAATTCTTTTTATGATTGTTTTAACTAATATGTTAACTTCTATTTTGGTAACAGAAGGAGTTTATAGACAGTGTTTTAATGAAAATTCACAACTAACAATTTAA
- a CDS encoding glycosyltransferase has product MHYIVVSIICLSIVAWIYLLLFRGGFWLNNEKIDKSSYHLNNYPSVCAIVPARNEATFISTSLKSLLEQNYSGNFSIILVDDQSTDNTKNIAKESVKNCSNSNNLHIISGVPLISNWSGKLWAIKQGIDKANQLKNKPDYFLLTDADIEHHKNNLEELVTKAKRENLALVSLMVKLKCESLWEKLLIPAFIFFFKKLYPFAWVNNYYKKTAAAAGGCILISRSILEEIGGVEVLRETLIDDCSLAAFVKKKLRDNKKYANQGIWLGLSEETLSLRSYDRLEPIWNMVARTAYTQLNHSPFMLVGTLVGLVFIYLIGPVGFTYGLLVHDETLIVLGIINWFLMTVAYMPTIMLYECSPLWALSLPFITSLYAAMTFDSALNYWRGKGGRWKGRTYS; this is encoded by the coding sequence ATGCATTATATTGTTGTTTCAATTATTTGTCTTTCTATAGTTGCATGGATATATCTACTATTATTCAGAGGAGGATTTTGGCTAAATAATGAAAAAATCGATAAAAGTTCATATCATCTTAATAATTACCCTTCTGTCTGTGCAATAGTACCGGCTAGAAATGAGGCTACATTTATTTCTACAAGCTTAAAATCTCTTTTAGAACAGAATTATTCAGGTAATTTTTCCATTATTTTAGTTGATGATCAAAGCACTGATAATACAAAAAATATAGCTAAGGAAAGTGTGAAAAATTGCAGTAATTCGAATAATTTGCATATCATTTCTGGGGTACCTCTTATAAGTAATTGGTCAGGGAAATTATGGGCAATAAAACAAGGAATTGATAAGGCTAATCAACTAAAAAATAAGCCAGATTATTTTCTTTTAACTGATGCAGACATTGAACACCATAAAAATAATTTAGAAGAACTTGTTACTAAAGCAAAAAGAGAAAATTTAGCTTTAGTTTCATTAATGGTGAAATTAAAATGTGAAAGTCTATGGGAAAAACTATTAATTCCTGCATTTATATTTTTCTTTAAAAAGCTTTATCCTTTTGCTTGGGTTAATAACTATTATAAAAAAACTGCTGCTGCTGCTGGGGGTTGTATACTAATTAGTCGATCTATCTTAGAGGAAATTGGTGGTGTCGAAGTACTTAGAGAAACTTTAATTGATGATTGTTCTTTAGCAGCTTTTGTTAAGAAAAAATTGAGAGACAATAAGAAATATGCTAACCAAGGAATTTGGCTGGGATTAAGTGAAGAAACGCTTAGTTTACGTTCTTATGATAGGCTAGAACCTATATGGAATATGGTAGCAAGAACCGCTTATACTCAATTGAACCATTCTCCGTTTATGTTAGTAGGAACACTAGTAGGCTTAGTATTTATATACTTAATAGGGCCAGTTGGCTTTACATATGGGTTACTAGTCCATGATGAAACCTTAATAGTTCTTGGAATAATTAATTGGTTTTTAATGACCGTTGCTTATATGCCGACTATTATGTTATATGAGTGTTCTCCTTTATGGGCATTAAGTTTACCATTTATAACCTCTCTGTATGCTGCAATGACTTTTGACTCAGCTTTAAACTACTGGAGAGGAAAAGGTGGAAGATGGAAAGGTAGAACTTATAGCTAA
- the rplS gene encoding 50S ribosomal protein L19: MNAQEIIKSIESKYLKDNLPEINVGDSIRVSVRISEGGKERVQPYEGVVIAMRNGGINETITVRKTFQGVGVERVFLLHSPRIANIKIVSRGKVRRAKLYYLRDRVGKATRIRQRFDRPI; encoded by the coding sequence ATGAATGCCCAAGAAATTATTAAAAGTATAGAATCTAAATATTTGAAGGATAACCTTCCTGAGATTAATGTCGGCGATTCTATTCGTGTCAGTGTACGTATCTCAGAAGGGGGAAAGGAACGAGTTCAACCCTATGAAGGTGTTGTTATAGCAATGCGAAATGGTGGTATTAATGAAACTATTACTGTTCGTAAAACTTTTCAAGGAGTTGGAGTAGAAAGAGTTTTCTTACTTCATTCTCCACGTATTGCAAATATTAAAATTGTTAGTCGAGGAAAAGTTCGCCGAGCCAAGCTTTATTACTTACGTGATCGTGTAGGAAAAGCTACTAGAATTCGTCAACGTTTTGATCGTCCTATTTAA
- the cobO gene encoding cob(I)yrinic acid a,c-diamide adenosyltransferase: MMNENKLSTEQYQKKMRQRKEVQQERLVEASNKKGLIIVNTGNGKGKTTAALGMVLRSLGHGFNVAIIQFIKGAWEPAEKNILRIFEQQLQFHAMGEGFTWDTQDRERDICKAEEAWEKGLSYINNSNYQLVLLDEINIVLRLGYLKPQVIINALENKPKNTHVILTGRNALPEIVKIADLVTEMSLVKHPFREQKIKAQAGIEF; this comes from the coding sequence ATGATGAATGAAAATAAACTTTCTACAGAACAGTATCAAAAAAAAATGCGGCAACGTAAAGAAGTTCAGCAGGAACGTCTTGTTGAGGCTTCAAATAAAAAAGGACTAATTATTGTTAATACAGGGAACGGCAAAGGTAAAACGACTGCCGCCTTGGGTATGGTTTTACGTTCTCTAGGACATGGGTTTAATGTAGCTATTATTCAATTTATTAAAGGTGCTTGGGAACCTGCAGAAAAAAATATTTTAAGAATCTTTGAGCAACAACTTCAATTTCATGCTATGGGAGAGGGATTTACATGGGATACTCAAGATCGTGAGAGAGATATTTGTAAAGCCGAAGAAGCATGGGAAAAAGGTTTATCCTATATCAATAATTCTAATTATCAATTGGTACTCCTTGATGAAATAAATATTGTCTTAAGGTTAGGTTATTTAAAACCGCAAGTGATAATTAATGCTCTTGAAAACAAACCTAAAAATACTCATGTTATACTCACAGGAAGAAATGCACTTCCTGAAATAGTGAAAATTGCTGATCTAGTAACTGAGATGAGTTTAGTAAAACATCCTTTTAGGGAACAAAAAATTAAAGCTCAAGCAGGAATTGAATTTTAA
- the glmS gene encoding glutamine--fructose-6-phosphate transaminase (isomerizing), with the protein MCGIIGYVGTQAATEILIGGLERLEYRGYDSAGIATVFEGNMFCTKAKGKLYNLREKLERESNFSKVGIGHTRWATHGKPEEYNAHPHINSLKQIAVVQNGIVENHQELREKLIDDGYQFTSQTDTEVIPHLIAKYISKEMSHDSLLNAVKKAIDCLNGSFAIAVICADFPDEIIVARNQAPLIIGFGQGEFFCASDVTAIVPHTNTVLSLENKEIARLTPLGVEVYNFELQRLKKLPRTLDWNIGTVEKQGFRHFMLKEIYEQPSVVRSCLENYLDPNWNIENIYNSSPITLGNAVKLCSNVDHIQIVACGTSWNASLVGKYLLEQLAGIPTMVQYASEFRYFPSPILANTLTIGVTQSGETADTLAALEMEKQRRMGLEFPYDARILGITNRPESTLTHMVDCIINTHAGVEIGVAATKSFVAQLMGFYFLALELAYRRKTLSLEEIEVLIKGLRKLPSQIEIILEKQGEQIQELSHNFCDTQDFIFLGRGINFPIALEGALKLKEISYIHAEGYPAGEMKHGPIALLDAKVPVVAITMPGIVHDKVLSNAQEARARDAHLIGVTSLDDTEARSIFNDLLFVPEVDEILSPIVSVIPLQLLAYHIAAKRGLDVDQPRNLAKSVTVE; encoded by the coding sequence ATGTGCGGAATCATTGGATATGTTGGAACGCAGGCAGCAACAGAAATTTTGATCGGTGGATTAGAAAGGTTAGAATATAGAGGGTATGATTCAGCAGGAATTGCAACAGTTTTTGAAGGAAACATGTTTTGTACTAAAGCTAAAGGAAAACTGTATAACTTACGAGAAAAGTTAGAAAGAGAAAGCAATTTTTCTAAAGTTGGCATTGGTCATACTCGCTGGGCTACACATGGAAAACCTGAAGAATATAATGCTCATCCTCATATTAATAGCTTAAAACAAATAGCTGTAGTACAAAATGGTATTGTTGAGAATCATCAAGAGTTACGAGAAAAATTAATAGATGATGGTTATCAGTTTACGTCACAAACTGATACTGAGGTTATACCCCACTTAATAGCTAAATATATTTCTAAAGAAATGAGCCACGACAGCTTGTTAAATGCAGTTAAAAAAGCTATTGATTGTCTGAATGGATCCTTTGCGATTGCCGTTATTTGTGCAGATTTTCCTGATGAAATAATAGTAGCGAGAAACCAAGCTCCTCTGATTATTGGTTTTGGACAAGGAGAATTTTTTTGTGCCTCTGATGTAACAGCGATTGTTCCTCATACCAATACAGTGTTATCTCTAGAAAATAAAGAAATTGCTCGTCTTACACCTCTTGGAGTTGAAGTTTACAATTTTGAATTGCAGCGTCTTAAAAAATTACCCCGTACTCTTGATTGGAATATTGGGACAGTTGAGAAGCAAGGATTTCGTCATTTCATGCTTAAAGAAATTTATGAGCAACCTTCTGTCGTAAGAAGTTGTCTAGAAAATTACTTAGATCCTAATTGGAACATAGAAAATATTTATAATAGTAGTCCTATTACATTAGGCAATGCTGTCAAGTTATGTAGTAATGTTGATCATATACAGATTGTAGCTTGTGGTACTAGCTGGAATGCAAGCTTGGTTGGAAAATATTTATTAGAGCAGCTAGCAGGGATTCCAACAATGGTTCAGTATGCATCAGAGTTCCGTTACTTCCCTTCTCCTATATTAGCAAATACTCTAACTATCGGAGTAACACAGTCAGGTGAAACAGCTGACACCCTAGCTGCATTAGAAATGGAAAAGCAACGTAGAATGGGTTTGGAATTTCCTTATGATGCAAGAATTTTAGGTATTACCAATCGTCCTGAAAGCACTTTGACTCACATGGTAGATTGTATAATTAATACTCATGCAGGTGTCGAAATCGGGGTGGCAGCAACCAAAAGTTTTGTAGCTCAGTTAATGGGATTTTATTTTTTAGCATTAGAGCTAGCATATCGTCGTAAAACGTTAAGTTTAGAAGAAATTGAAGTACTTATTAAAGGCTTAAGGAAATTGCCCAGTCAAATCGAAATAATTCTAGAAAAGCAAGGAGAACAGATTCAAGAATTGTCTCATAATTTTTGTGATACTCAAGACTTTATTTTTCTAGGTAGAGGGATAAATTTTCCAATTGCCTTAGAAGGGGCTTTAAAGTTAAAAGAAATTAGCTATATACATGCAGAAGGCTATCCAGCAGGAGAAATGAAACATGGACCTATAGCCTTATTAGATGCAAAAGTACCTGTTGTGGCAATTACTATGCCTGGAATTGTACATGATAAAGTCCTATCTAATGCTCAGGAAGCAAGAGCAAGAGATGCACATTTGATAGGTGTTACATCTCTTGATGATACAGAAGCCAGATCAATATTTAATGATTTGTTATTTGTACCTGAAGTAGATGAAATATTGTCGCCTATTGTATCAGTAATACCTTTACAATTATTAGCATATCATATCGCAGCTAAACGAGGTTTAGATGTTGATCAACCTCGTAATTTAGCTAAATCTGTTACTGTTGAGTAA
- the rnc gene encoding ribonuclease III: protein MSFLDTRRKKQLQICIQKLGLSSIEKFDWETLDLALTHPTISKKDNYQQLEFIGDSVIRLVAAEILLENYPNELVGEFAAIRSILVSDNTLAEFAEQYGLERYLLMTKGVAQDKIGKVSWLADTFEALLGALYLNRQNMSLIRPWLDPLLISKAAEIKADPARQNYKDALQEWSQSQYKLLPKYQVVQYEGNKDHHQRFFAEVWVKNNNLGSGYGCSKKVAEQAAAKNAFFSFIHKEKYEYGQ from the coding sequence ATGAGTTTTTTAGATACTAGACGTAAAAAACAATTACAAATTTGTATACAAAAGCTAGGATTATCTAGCATAGAAAAATTTGATTGGGAAACACTTGATTTAGCATTAACTCATCCTACAATTTCTAAAAAAGATAATTACCAACAGCTCGAATTTATAGGAGATTCAGTGATAAGACTAGTAGCTGCAGAAATATTATTAGAAAATTATCCTAATGAACTCGTAGGAGAATTCGCTGCTATAAGATCTATATTAGTTAGTGATAATACTTTAGCAGAGTTTGCTGAGCAATATGGACTAGAACGTTATCTTCTCATGACAAAAGGTGTAGCTCAAGACAAGATAGGGAAAGTATCGTGGTTGGCAGATACCTTTGAAGCATTATTAGGAGCACTGTATCTTAATAGACAAAATATGTCTTTAATACGTCCTTGGTTAGATCCATTATTGATTTCAAAGGCAGCAGAGATCAAAGCCGATCCTGCACGTCAAAATTATAAGGATGCATTACAAGAATGGAGCCAAAGCCAATATAAATTATTGCCAAAATATCAAGTTGTTCAATATGAGGGAAATAAAGATCATCATCAAAGATTTTTTGCAGAAGTCTGGGTAAAAAATAATAATTTAGGTTCTGGTTACGGTTGCTCAAAAAAAGTAGCAGAACAGGCTGCAGCTAAAAATGCTTTTTTTTCTTTTATTCATAAAGAAAAGTATGAATATGGACAATAA